A genomic window from Silene latifolia isolate original U9 population chromosome Y, ASM4854445v1, whole genome shotgun sequence includes:
- the LOC141633166 gene encoding aspartic proteinase NANA, chloroplast-like has product MFLKSMQKFSILIIVIISLICNNDNSVLGYSSSSRHKGLIKKDKARHEGIKERSKWRSSLPKASRRLMEDEEDDIPIGEREGPLKSTINGSVKLPMYAAAEYHMGQYLVEIEIGTPPTKLRMIADTGSDLTWVKCKDGGETNLTNKRAFDATKSSTFKSFGCGNALCQEDFKMLRSLDLCPTIDAPCFYNYSYGDEGLITFGKFSKDAITLPTTTGESVNLQNMLIGCSSSVTGKANINEADGILGLGMHPFSFAIHGVSKFGGIFSYCLVDHLSPHNVTNYLIFGDEREKCPTQEFMRYTVLKISEDSAFYWIYIKGISIGKEMLDINRVVWDTTKEDGGTILDSGTSATYWLEPAYRAIMDVLIKALEKDFPKLPNWKGDGMNDFEYCFKANSTLFKKFNVPRFEIHFKDGARFKPHVKSYIIDDSPGVKCIGFLQAQGGVNIIGNILQQNYLWEFDVHHETMGFAASTCG; this is encoded by the exons ATGTTTTTGAAATCAATGCAAAAGTTTTCTATTCTTATAATTGTTATCATATCTTTAATTTGCAACAATGATAATTCGGTATTGGGGTATTCTTCATCATCACGTCACaaaggactaattaaaaaagaTAAAGCTCGACATGAAGGAATTAAAGAACGTTCAAAATGGAGAAGTTCATTACCAAAGGCATCAAGACGTTTGATGGAGGACGAAGAAGACGATATCCCAATAGGAGAAAGAGAAGGGCCACTGAAAAGCACAATAAATGGATCTGTCAAGCTACCTATGTACGCTGCAGCAGAATACCATATGGGTCAGTACCTTGTGGAAATAGAGATAGGAACTCCGCCTACAAAACTGCGTATGATAGCTGATACCGGAAGTGATCTCACGTGGGTTAAGTGTAAAGATGGTGGTGAAACCAATCTAACAAATAAACGTGCATTCGATGCTACCAAGTCTTCTACTTTTAAGTCTTTTGGTTGTGGAAATGCTTTATGTCAAGAGGATTTTAAGATGTTAAGATCTCTTGATTTGTGCCCTACAATTGATGCGCCTTGCTTCTATAATTATAG CTATGGAGATGAGGGGTTAATTACATTTGGTAAATTTTCTAAGGACGCAATAACGTTACCAACAACAACTGGAGAATCGGTAAATTTACAAAACATGTTAATCGGATGCTCAAGCTCAGTGACGGGTAAGGCAAACATAAATGAAGCTGATGGCATTCTAGGGCTAGGAATGCACCCCTTCTCGTTTGCAATTCATGGTGTTTCAAAGTTTGGTGGAATATTCTCTTATTGTCTGGTTGACCACCTAAGTCCTCACAACGTCACCAATTACCTTATTTTCGGAGACGAAAGGGAAAAATGTCCTACACAGGAGTTTATGCGATACACTGTGTTAAAAATAAGCGAAGACTCTGCCTTTTATTGGATTTACATAAAAGGGATTTCTATTGGGAAAGAGATGCTTGATATAAATCGAGTTGTATGGGATACAACTAAGGAAGACGGTGGCACGATACTTGACTCTG GTACCTCAGCTACTTATTGGCTAGAGCCAGCATACCGTGCGATCATGGACGTTCTTATCAAAGCACTTGAGAAGGACTTTCCAAAGCTACCAAATTGGAAAGGCGATGGAATGAATGATTTTGAATATTGTTTTAAGGCTAATTCAACATTATTTAAAAAATTCAATGTTCCGAGGTTTGAGATCCACTTTAAGGATGGTGCACGATTTAAGCCTCATGTCAAGAGTTATATCATCGATGATTCACCTGGTGTGAAATGTATAGGATTTCTACAAGCTCAAGGCGGTGTCAACATAATTGGAAACATTTTGCAACAGAACTACTTATGGGAGTTTGATGTGCATCACGAGACTATGGGTTTTGCTGCTTCCACTTGTGGCTAA